The Schaalia dentiphila ATCC 17982 sequence GTCTCCATTGACACATGGGGCGTGGACTGGGCTCCCCTCGACGAGAACGGTGAGCTCGTTGGTGACGTTATTGCCTACCGAGATGAGCGCACCTCCCGCACCCTTGACGCTTTCCGTGATCGCATCGGCGACCGCGAGTTCTTCGACCTGACCGGCAACCAGCCGGCCACCATCAACACGGCGAACCAGCTGTTCGCCTACCTGCAGGAAAACCCCGCCGACGCGCAGCGCGTCGCTGCCGCCCTCTTCCTGCCCGACTACTTTGCGTACCGCCTCACCGGCGTCGTCGGCTGGTCGCGTACGATCGTCTCGACCTCCGGCCTGCTCACCCCGGGCGGCGGCGACTTCAATGACGAGGTCTTCAACCGTCTCGGTATCCCGCGCGGCTGGTTCGGGGACCTCGCCGCCGACCGCACCGTCGTCGGCCCCTGCACGGTCCCCGGCCTCGAAACCCTCACCGTCGTGCGCGGCGGTGCCCACGACTCCGCGTGCGCCGTCCACGGCCTGCCCATCGAGGAAGGCAAGCGCGCCTACTTCCTGTCCTGCGGCTCCTGGTCCGTCCTCGGCGCGATTGAGGATGAGCCCCTCATGAGCGACGCCGCCTTCGACCTGGGCATCACGAACGAGGGTCGCACCGACGGGGGAGTGCGCCCGCTCTTTAACATCACCGGCATGTGGATCCTTCAGGAGATTCAGCGCCAGTGGGAGCGCGAGGGCACGCCCACCGACACCGACGAGCTGGTCGCCCAGGCTCGTGAACTGCCCGCCGCCTCCGGCGTTTTCGATCCCGACGAGGAAGCCTTCGCCACCCCCGGCGACATGCAGCGCAAGATCGACGAGGCCCTGGACGCCCAGGGCGCGGCACGTCCCGACTCCATGGCCGGCTACGTGCGCGTCATCATCGAGTCCTTCGCCCGCCGGTACGCCCGTGCGATCGGCGAGCTGACCGAGGCCACGGGGAAGGCTCCCGACCAGCTCAACCTCGTGGGCGGCGGCGCACGCAACCGCCTCCTGTGCGACCTGACCGCCCAGATCTCGGGAGTGACCGTCGTGCGAGGCCCCATCGAGGCATCGACATTCGGTTCCCTCCTCGCCCAGCTCGAAACCATCGGCGCCCTCGCCGAGGAGGACCGCGCCACCGTCATCGCAGCCAGTGCAGCAACCCATGTCCACGTCCCGACCCGCAGCTAAGAAAGTCTCGCTCGCCGACATCGCGCGGCGCGCAGGTGTCTCGACCAACACGGTCTCGCGCGTCGTGCGCGGGGATCCTGAGGTGTCGGAAAAGACGCGCGCGCGCATTGCGAAGCTTGTCGAGGAACTGGGCTACGTGCCCAACTACGCGGCGCGAGCGCTCGCGGCCAAACGCACCAACGTCCTGCAGGTCGTCCTGGCCGCCCCCATGTTCCACGGACACGGGCGCGTGCTGCTGTCGATCCTCAACGCCTCGTCGCAGGCCGGCTATCACGTGTCCCTGTCCTACGCCTACGGCCCGGACGGGCAGTTGCGCAATGACTTCGCTCCCTTCGACGTCGACGGAGTCATCATCCTGGGTGGTCAGGACCCGACGATCGACGTAGCGATCGAGGCGGGCAAGCGTTTCCCAACCGTCCTCGTCCTGACGAGCGAAAAGGGGCTCGACGGCATCTCCACCGTCGCGGTCGACAACGTGCGAGGTGCGCGCCTGGCGACCGAGCACCTTCTCGCCCAGGGGCTCACCGACGTCGTTCACATCTCGGGTCCCGTCGGCTGGTCGGACGCGCAGATGCGGCGCATCGGCTACGAGCAGGCGTGTGCGTCCTACGACATCGAGCCCGTCGTGCTTGAGCCCGACTCGTGGGACTCGCGTGACGGCTACGACGTCATGCGAGCGGCCGGTCGTCTGCCCCAGGGCGTACAGACCGCCAACGACCAGCTGGCCCTGGGCGCCATGCGCTACATCTACGAGCGCGGGGGAGTAGTCCCTCGCGACGTGCGAGTCGTCGGCTTCGACGACATCGACGGCGCAGACTCCTACGCGCCCCCGCTCACGACGATTCACCAGCCCTTCGACCGCCTGGGACGCACGGCCGTGCGCCTCGTGCGTTCGCTCATGGACGGCGGTCCCTCACAGGACATCGTCCTCGACCCCGAGCTGGTCATCCGGGCCAGTTCACACCTGTAAGAAAGGCACGTTCATGCTCTATGGACCTATGACGCACCCGCAGTTCCTGCGCGCGCTCGCGGCCGCCGGCCACGGCTCGAAGATCCTGCTGGCGGATGCGAACTACCCGCACACGACGGGTGTGAACCCGCGCTGCGAACTCATTTCGCTCAACCTTGCCCCGGGTCTCCTGGATGTCAGCCAGGTTCTCGACGTCCTCAAGCGCACGATTCCGATCGAGCGCGCAGAGATCATGACCCCCGCCCCCGACGCTGATCCGGTGGAGATCCCGATCCACGACGAGTTCCGCGCGGCTCTGCCCGGTGTGGAGTTCGGCGAGATTTCCCGCTGGGACTTCTACGATGCCGCGCGTGACGAGAACGTCGGCATCATCGTTGCGACGGGCGAGCAGCGCCTGTACGGCAACCTGCTCCTGACGGTCGGCGTGCGCCAGCCCGGGGAGTAAAACCCGTTTGCCGCCCCAGGGCGTGCCTTGTCGCATCGGTGACGAACGCTTTCGTTTCGTTTTCGTTTCAACTAGATGGTGGCTCCGGGGTAGAGAAGACAGTTTCATCGCTGGTGGGTGGCTCGTAAGAGCTGCCCACCAGCGCGTTTATCCTTGCAATATCTTTGAATAATGAAAGATGAACGGCGTTGTCCTGAACGTTTGTGCGCCCTGTGTGCACCTGTGTGACTCCTCTTCTCGTGATGTTGCATACTTTCGTTTTAGTGACTATTCTTTTCTTAACGAAAGAGAAAGCGACAAAGAATGTTGCTGATTCTGTGAAGAGGTGTCCTATGGGACGTGCAGAAGAACGCACGAACTACATCCTGGATCGCCTCGCCCGGGAGGGTGAGGTGAGCGTCGCGCAGCTTGCCTCCGATCTGGGAGTTTCGCCCGTCACCGTGCGCGCATCGCTCAAGTCTCTCGACGAGCAGGGCTACCTCGTGCGCACGCACGGAGGAGCGCGTCCCACCACCTTCCGCAACATTCACCTGCGCCAGAACGATCGTGTTGAGATCAAGGAGCGCATCGCTCGCGCCGCCGCCGACATGATCCACGACGACGATCGCATCATGATCGAGGCCGGCACCACCTGCGCCCTCATCGTCAAGTACCTCGCCGGCAAGCGCGGGGTTCAGGTTCTCACCAACTCCGTGCTGGTCTTCGCGAACGCCCGCTCCAACCCGAACCTCAACATCACGCTGACGGGTGGGCACTTCCGCGCCGAGTCCGAGTCCCTCGTGGGGCCGGTCGCCGAGCGCGCCATCAATGACTTCAACGCACGCGTCGCGTTCCTTGGGACCGACGGGTTCAGCGTTGATCGGGGTCTGACCACCCAGCTTGTAGAAGGTGGACAGGTCGGCTCCATTATGCGTACCCGCGCACAAGAGACGTGGCTGCTCGCTGACTCCTCCAAGTATGGGGAAGCCGGCTTTGTCAGCTTCATGGGGATCGACGAGGTCACCGGAATCATCACCGACGATGAGATCCCCGAAGAATCCATCAAGGAATTGGCCGAGCGCACGAAGCTGCGCATCGTCTAGGAGGAATTACATGGCCACCATCGTGGTGATGCCCCAGCTGGGCAACTCTGTTGAGTCATGCATCATCGTCGAGTGGATGATCGCAGAAGGCGACACCGTCTCCGTCGACCAGACGCTCGCGTCCATCGAGACCGACAAGTCGACCATGGAGGTGCCCTCGACCGCCGAGGGTACCGTCCTGAAGCTCCTGTGGGAGGAAGGCGACGAGGTCCCCGTGAAGGATCCGCTCATCATCGTCGGTGAGCCCGGAGAGGACATCTCCGGCCTCGTTCCCGGTGGCGACGCTGCCCCCGCCGAAGCCGACGCTCCCGCCGAGCAAGTCGCCGCTGCCCCCGAGGCTGGCGCCCCCGCCTTCGCGACCGAGCGCGCCACCGGCGCCGTCTCTCCGCGCGCCCGCGCCCTCGCCGCGTCGAACGGCGTCGACGCCTCGGCCATCACCGAGGGCTCCGGCCCCCACGGCCGCGTCATCGAGCGTGACGTCGCCGCCGCGATCGCCGCCGGCCCCGTCCTGACCTCCGCCGCGCGCGCCGCCGGCGTGAGCGCAGCCGAAGGCACCGGCATCGGTGGGCGCGTGTCCGTCGCCGACGCTGGCCGTACCGCAGAGGCTGCCCCGGCCGCCGCTGTCGTGGCTCCCGCCGCCGCTGCCGCCGACTTCCCCGGCGCCTCGGCCTCCGCCCCGCTCAAGGGCGTGCGCAAGGTCGTCGCCAAGCGAATGATGGAGTCCCTGACCTCCACCGCGCAGCTGACCCTCAACACGACGGCCAACGCCGCCGGCATCCTCGCGATGCGCAAGAAGGTCAAG is a genomic window containing:
- a CDS encoding rhamnulokinase, with protein sequence MTTVLAVDLGSASGRVLAGTLHDGRLDVTDIHRFKHEARRREDGTLTWDVATMEAETITGLKKALEQFPDARAVSIDTWGVDWAPLDENGELVGDVIAYRDERTSRTLDAFRDRIGDREFFDLTGNQPATINTANQLFAYLQENPADAQRVAAALFLPDYFAYRLTGVVGWSRTIVSTSGLLTPGGGDFNDEVFNRLGIPRGWFGDLAADRTVVGPCTVPGLETLTVVRGGAHDSACAVHGLPIEEGKRAYFLSCGSWSVLGAIEDEPLMSDAAFDLGITNEGRTDGGVRPLFNITGMWILQEIQRQWEREGTPTDTDELVAQARELPAASGVFDPDEEAFATPGDMQRKIDEALDAQGAARPDSMAGYVRVIIESFARRYARAIGELTEATGKAPDQLNLVGGGARNRLLCDLTAQISGVTVVRGPIEASTFGSLLAQLETIGALAEEDRATVIAASAATHVHVPTRS
- a CDS encoding LacI family DNA-binding transcriptional regulator; translation: MSTSRPAAKKVSLADIARRAGVSTNTVSRVVRGDPEVSEKTRARIAKLVEELGYVPNYAARALAAKRTNVLQVVLAAPMFHGHGRVLLSILNASSQAGYHVSLSYAYGPDGQLRNDFAPFDVDGVIILGGQDPTIDVAIEAGKRFPTVLVLTSEKGLDGISTVAVDNVRGARLATEHLLAQGLTDVVHISGPVGWSDAQMRRIGYEQACASYDIEPVVLEPDSWDSRDGYDVMRAAGRLPQGVQTANDQLALGAMRYIYERGGVVPRDVRVVGFDDIDGADSYAPPLTTIHQPFDRLGRTAVRLVRSLMDGGPSQDIVLDPELVIRASSHL
- a CDS encoding RbsD/FucU family protein, whose translation is MLYGPMTHPQFLRALAAAGHGSKILLADANYPHTTGVNPRCELISLNLAPGLLDVSQVLDVLKRTIPIERAEIMTPAPDADPVEIPIHDEFRAALPGVEFGEISRWDFYDAARDENVGIIVATGEQRLYGNLLLTVGVRQPGE
- a CDS encoding DeoR/GlpR family DNA-binding transcription regulator, producing the protein MGRAEERTNYILDRLAREGEVSVAQLASDLGVSPVTVRASLKSLDEQGYLVRTHGGARPTTFRNIHLRQNDRVEIKERIARAAADMIHDDDRIMIEAGTTCALIVKYLAGKRGVQVLTNSVLVFANARSNPNLNITLTGGHFRAESESLVGPVAERAINDFNARVAFLGTDGFSVDRGLTTQLVEGGQVGSIMRTRAQETWLLADSSKYGEAGFVSFMGIDEVTGIITDDEIPEESIKELAERTKLRIV
- a CDS encoding dihydrolipoamide acetyltransferase family protein; its protein translation is MATIVVMPQLGNSVESCIIVEWMIAEGDTVSVDQTLASIETDKSTMEVPSTAEGTVLKLLWEEGDEVPVKDPLIIVGEPGEDISGLVPGGDAAPAEADAPAEQVAAAPEAGAPAFATERATGAVSPRARALAASNGVDASAITEGSGPHGRVIERDVAAAIAAGPVLTSAARAAGVSAAEGTGIGGRVSVADAGRTAEAAPAAAVVAPAAAAADFPGASASAPLKGVRKVVAKRMMESLTSTAQLTLNTTANAAGILAMRKKVKNADEALGLNKITLNDLVCFAVSRTLLKYPVFNAHLEDGVLTEFEQVHLGFACDTPRGLLVPVIRSAQALGLKAFSDEAKRLAGGAIDGSLSPDFLSGGTFTVSNIGSFGIETFTPVINLPQTAILGVGAITPRPTVAADGSIGVEQRLNLSLTIDHQVIDGADGARFLRDLVAAIENIDVTVLA